From the Limanda limanda chromosome 2, fLimLim1.1, whole genome shotgun sequence genome, one window contains:
- the LOC133023615 gene encoding NACHT, LRR and PYD domains-containing protein 1a allele 5-like isoform X2 produces MDHQTVLKCILEEKYDVLYEEAILPSRLCYRNLKHDYQFSDLDQQEFRYVEYSCLRPFTTVPLTDILSCDCKHKSSKKTIITVGVCGVGKSTTVRSCALEWAEGTEYQDIHLMFPFTFWELSMLKSNCSLIFLLELLFPGVKNIDASSLNRKDVWFVFDGLDEYRHQLKFDTPPVRDVSQAAPVDVIITSLIRGTLLPNAHIWITTGYAAAGQIPDEYLLKETQVQGFSDVQKMEKFYSTLNDEDMANRAIDHVKISWSLASLCLIPRICIIMALVLESYLCNEKKKFKISPLNLTQIYTVLMKTFESDTIPKLQRMALLRLTEKNVIYEKDLINCDISVKEASAFAKKCPLMLMEEKGVFTSVFRFGHSSIRDFLAACAKVDDIHASSFPSTQCQAILDEALRSDAGKMDVYLRFIFGLLKERGMFQPNNRLFKYTKKTILEKVMTFRAVGLLHCLREYDRNAFVHEIKLFLKYGFSPIEGFAPLHWHLLIQRTIAYDWKRPKYVMDVSMRSDESLVRDLPAIMKSTKVMLRFSNLTDKCCPALAAVLSSKESFMKELDLGYNNISDSGVKTLVEGLNNENCRLRMLSLQGCEVTSQGSKCLATALSQSPRLRQLDLSRNNIGDNGLQHLSNGLRSPECQLLELKLSQCNIEARGCSYLASALEKNSDSLSVLDLSINNVRDKGASEIFKKFDISKLTKLEMYHCGLTASSCRAIGEALRRDENTLTDINLSNNNLGDEGLKLLYISNNVLSPLGQLK; encoded by the exons ATGGACCATCAAACCGTTCTCAAATGTATACTGGAGGAAAAATATGACGTACTATATGAAGAAGCAATACTGCCCTCGAGACTTTGCTATCGGAATCTCAAGCACGACTACCAATTTTCTGATTTGGACCAGCAAGAGTTTAGATATGTTGAATATTCCTGCCTTCGACCCTTCACAACCGTCCCGCTCACTGATATTCTATCATGTGACTGCAAACataaaagcagcaaaaaaaCCATCATCACTGTTGGAGTGTGTGGAGTTGGAAAATCCACAACTGTGCGAAGCTGTGCTCTGGAATGGGCTGAGGGGACAGAGTACCAGGATATCCACCTCATGTTCCCTTTCACATTCTGGGAGTTAAGTATGCTGAAATCAAACTGTTCGTTGATCTTCCTTCTAGAGTTACTTTTCCCAGGAGTAAAGAATATTGACGCTTCCAGTCTAAATCGAAAGGATGTGTGGTTCGTCTTTGATGGACTGGATGAGTATCGTCACCAGCTAAAATTTGACACTCCACCAGTGAGGGATGTTTCTCAAGCAGCCCCTGTGGATGTAATCATAACCAGCTTGATCAGGGGGACTTTACTTCCCAATGCTCACATCTGGATAACAACTGGGTATGCAGCAGCAGGACAAATCCCTGATGAATACTTGCTGAAAGAGACTCAAGTACAAGGGTTCAGTGATGTGCAGAAGATGGAGAAGTTCTACTCAACTCTCAATGATGAGGATATGGCTAACAGAGCAATCGACCATGTGAAAATCTCATGGAGTCTGGCCTCCCTTTGTCTGATACCTCGAATTTGCATCATCATGGCACTTGTTTTGGAGAGTTATTTATGTAACGAAAAGAAGAAATTTAAAATCAGTCCTTTAAACCTGACCCAGATTTACACCGTTCTAATGAAAACATTCGAATCTGATACTATTCCCAAGCTGCAAAGGATGGCACTGCTTCGGTTGACAGAGAAAAACGTTATATATGAGAAAGATCTTATAAATTGTGACATAAGTGTAAAGGAAGCCTCAGCTTTTGCCAAGAAATGTCCACTTATGTTGATGGAAGAGAAAGGGGTGTTTACCTCAGTATTTCGCTTCGGTCACTCAAGCATTCGGGACTTCCTCGCCGCATGTGCTAAAGTGGACGACATTCATGCATCATCTTTCCCGTCTACTCAATGTCAGGCAATACTGGACGAGGCATTGCGAAGTGATGCAGGAAAAATGGATGTCTACCTACGTTTCATATTTGGCCTTCTTAAAGAGCGTGGCATGTTTCAGCCCAATAATCGGCTGTTTAAATACACCAAGAAGACGATCCTTGAGAAAGTTATGACTTTCAGGGCAGTGGGTCTGCTCCACTGTCTGAGGGAATATGACCGCAACGCTTTTGTACATGAGATCAAGCTCTTCCTCAAGTATGGCTTCTCACCAATTGAGGGTTTCGCACCATTGCATTGGCATCTCTTGATCCAAAGGACCATAGCTTATGACTGGAAGAGGCCGAAATATGTGATGGATGTGTCCATGAGAAGTGACGAAAGTCTCGTCCGAGACCTACCAGCCATCATGAAGTCAACCAAAGTCAT gctGCGATTCTCTAACCTGACGGACAAGTGTTGTCCAGCTTTGGCAGCTGTCCTGAGCTCAAAAGAGTCATTTATGAAAGAGCTGGACCTAGGATACAACAACATCAGTGACAGTGGAGTGAAGACACTCGTGGAGGGGCTGAACAATGAAAACTGCAGACTGAGAATGCTCAGTTTGCAAGGCTGTGAAGTGACCTCCCAAGGCAGTAAATGCCTTGCCACGGCCCTGAGTCAGTCCCCGAGACTACGGCAGCTGGATCTCAGCAGGAATAACATAGGAGACAATGGATTACAGCACCTTTCAAATGGTTTGAGATCTCCTGAATGCCAGCTATTAGAACTCAA ACTATCACAGTGCAACATTGAGGCGAGGGGCTGCTCCTATCTGGCCTCAGCTCTGGAGAAGAACTCTGACAGCCTGAGTGTGTTAGATCTTAGCATCAATAACGTCAGAGACAAGGGGGCCAGTGAGATCTTTAAAAAGTTTGATATTTCAAAGCTGACAAAGCTGGA GATGTACCACTGTGGACTCACCGCGTCAAGCTGCAGAGCCATCGGTGAAGCTCTGAGGCGTGATGAAAACACCCTGACGGATATCAACCTGAGTAACAACAACTTGGGGGATGAAGGGTTAAAGCTCCTCTACATTTCCAATAATGTACTCTCTCCTCTCGGACAACTCAAGTAA
- the anapc11 gene encoding anaphase-promoting complex subunit 11 has translation MKVKIRQWNGVASWLWVANDENCGICRMPFNGCCPDCKVPGDDCPLVWGQCSHCFHMHCILKWLNSQQVQQQCPMCRQEWKFKE, from the exons ATGAAGGTGAAGATCCGGCAGTGGAACGGGGTGGCCTCCTGGCTCTGGGTGGCCAATGATGAAAACTGTGGGATCTGCAGGATGCCCTTCAATGGCTGCTGCCCGGACT GCAAAGTGCCTGGAGACGACTGTCCGCTGGTCTGGGGTCAGTGCTCCCATTGTTTCCACATGCATTGCATCTTGAAATGGCTGAACTCGcagcaggtccagcagcagtGCCCCATGTGCCGACAGGAGTGGAAGTTCAAGGAGTGA
- the LOC133023615 gene encoding NACHT, LRR and PYD domains-containing protein 3-like isoform X1: protein MDHQTVLKCILEEKYDVLYEEAILPSRLCYRNLKHDYQFSDLDQQEFRYVEYSCLRPFTTVPLTDILSCDCKHKSSKKTIITVGVCGVGKSTTVRSCALEWAEGTEYQDIHLMFPFTFWELSMLKSNCSLIFLLELLFPGVKNIDASSLNRKDVWFVFDGLDEYRHQLKFDTPPVRDVSQAAPVDVIITSLIRGTLLPNAHIWITTGYAAAGQIPDEYLLKETQVQGFSDVQKMEKFYSTLNDEDMANRAIDHVKISWSLASLCLIPRICIIMALVLESYLCNEKKKFKISPLNLTQIYTVLMKTFESDTIPKLQRMALLRLTEKNVIYEKDLINCDISVKEASAFAKKCPLMLMEEKGVFTSVFRFGHSSIRDFLAACAKVDDIHASSFPSTQCQAILDEALRSDAGKMDVYLRFIFGLLKERGMFQPNNRLFKYTKKTILEKVMTFRAVGLLHCLREYDRNAFVHEIKLFLKYGFSPIEGFAPLHWHLLIQRTIAYDWKRPKYVMDVSMRSDESLVRDLPAIMKSTKVMLRFSNLTDKCCPALAAVLSSKESFMKELDLGYNNISDSGVKTLVEGLNNENCRLRMLSLQGCEVTSQGSKCLATALSQSPRLRQLDLSRNNIGDNGLQHLSNGLRSPECQLLELKLSQCNIEARGCSYLASALEKNSDSLSVLDLSINNVRDKGASEIFKKFDISKLTKLEMYHCGLTASSCRAIGEALRRDENTLTDINLSNNNLGDEGLKLLYISNNVLSPLGQLNISKCGITAGSCSFLPSMILDLNLSMNSLGDDGIKSFLAVLKNPLGYLETLNLSRCNLTQGCCAELASTLGSKTCCVTELDLSENDLQDKGLMELCVGLRNPQCKLQKLSLQTCGLTSKSIQSLISALRSNPKYLAELHLMGNRLEDTDVQTLLDLTKNRAYRLDTTDLSED from the exons ATGGACCATCAAACCGTTCTCAAATGTATACTGGAGGAAAAATATGACGTACTATATGAAGAAGCAATACTGCCCTCGAGACTTTGCTATCGGAATCTCAAGCACGACTACCAATTTTCTGATTTGGACCAGCAAGAGTTTAGATATGTTGAATATTCCTGCCTTCGACCCTTCACAACCGTCCCGCTCACTGATATTCTATCATGTGACTGCAAACataaaagcagcaaaaaaaCCATCATCACTGTTGGAGTGTGTGGAGTTGGAAAATCCACAACTGTGCGAAGCTGTGCTCTGGAATGGGCTGAGGGGACAGAGTACCAGGATATCCACCTCATGTTCCCTTTCACATTCTGGGAGTTAAGTATGCTGAAATCAAACTGTTCGTTGATCTTCCTTCTAGAGTTACTTTTCCCAGGAGTAAAGAATATTGACGCTTCCAGTCTAAATCGAAAGGATGTGTGGTTCGTCTTTGATGGACTGGATGAGTATCGTCACCAGCTAAAATTTGACACTCCACCAGTGAGGGATGTTTCTCAAGCAGCCCCTGTGGATGTAATCATAACCAGCTTGATCAGGGGGACTTTACTTCCCAATGCTCACATCTGGATAACAACTGGGTATGCAGCAGCAGGACAAATCCCTGATGAATACTTGCTGAAAGAGACTCAAGTACAAGGGTTCAGTGATGTGCAGAAGATGGAGAAGTTCTACTCAACTCTCAATGATGAGGATATGGCTAACAGAGCAATCGACCATGTGAAAATCTCATGGAGTCTGGCCTCCCTTTGTCTGATACCTCGAATTTGCATCATCATGGCACTTGTTTTGGAGAGTTATTTATGTAACGAAAAGAAGAAATTTAAAATCAGTCCTTTAAACCTGACCCAGATTTACACCGTTCTAATGAAAACATTCGAATCTGATACTATTCCCAAGCTGCAAAGGATGGCACTGCTTCGGTTGACAGAGAAAAACGTTATATATGAGAAAGATCTTATAAATTGTGACATAAGTGTAAAGGAAGCCTCAGCTTTTGCCAAGAAATGTCCACTTATGTTGATGGAAGAGAAAGGGGTGTTTACCTCAGTATTTCGCTTCGGTCACTCAAGCATTCGGGACTTCCTCGCCGCATGTGCTAAAGTGGACGACATTCATGCATCATCTTTCCCGTCTACTCAATGTCAGGCAATACTGGACGAGGCATTGCGAAGTGATGCAGGAAAAATGGATGTCTACCTACGTTTCATATTTGGCCTTCTTAAAGAGCGTGGCATGTTTCAGCCCAATAATCGGCTGTTTAAATACACCAAGAAGACGATCCTTGAGAAAGTTATGACTTTCAGGGCAGTGGGTCTGCTCCACTGTCTGAGGGAATATGACCGCAACGCTTTTGTACATGAGATCAAGCTCTTCCTCAAGTATGGCTTCTCACCAATTGAGGGTTTCGCACCATTGCATTGGCATCTCTTGATCCAAAGGACCATAGCTTATGACTGGAAGAGGCCGAAATATGTGATGGATGTGTCCATGAGAAGTGACGAAAGTCTCGTCCGAGACCTACCAGCCATCATGAAGTCAACCAAAGTCAT gctGCGATTCTCTAACCTGACGGACAAGTGTTGTCCAGCTTTGGCAGCTGTCCTGAGCTCAAAAGAGTCATTTATGAAAGAGCTGGACCTAGGATACAACAACATCAGTGACAGTGGAGTGAAGACACTCGTGGAGGGGCTGAACAATGAAAACTGCAGACTGAGAATGCTCAGTTTGCAAGGCTGTGAAGTGACCTCCCAAGGCAGTAAATGCCTTGCCACGGCCCTGAGTCAGTCCCCGAGACTACGGCAGCTGGATCTCAGCAGGAATAACATAGGAGACAATGGATTACAGCACCTTTCAAATGGTTTGAGATCTCCTGAATGCCAGCTATTAGAACTCAA ACTATCACAGTGCAACATTGAGGCGAGGGGCTGCTCCTATCTGGCCTCAGCTCTGGAGAAGAACTCTGACAGCCTGAGTGTGTTAGATCTTAGCATCAATAACGTCAGAGACAAGGGGGCCAGTGAGATCTTTAAAAAGTTTGATATTTCAAAGCTGACAAAGCTGGA GATGTACCACTGTGGACTCACCGCGTCAAGCTGCAGAGCCATCGGTGAAGCTCTGAGGCGTGATGAAAACACCCTGACGGATATCAACCTGAGTAACAACAACTTGGGGGATGAAGGGTTAAAGCTCCTCTACATTTCCAATAATGTACTCTCTCCTCTCGGACAACTCAA CATCTCAAAATGTGGAATCACTGCAGGCAGTTGTAGCTTTTTGCCATCTATGATATTAGACCTCAATCTCAGCATGAACAGCTTGGGAGATGACGGAATCAAATCTTTTTTGGCTGTACTGAAGAACCCCCTCGGCTACCTGGAAACTCTCAA cCTGAGCCGCTGCAACCTCACTCAGGGCTGCTGCGCTGAGCTTGCATCAACACTTGGATCAAAGACTTGCTGCGTGACTGAGCTGGATCTGTCTGAAAATGACCTGCAGGACAAGGGACTAATGGAACTCTGCGTGGGACTCAGAAATCCTCAGTGTAAACTTCAGAAACTATC ACTGCAGACCTGTGGCCTGACCTCGAAGAGCATTCAGTCCCTGATCAGTGCCCTGAGGTCCAATCCCAAATATCTGGCAGAGCTGCATCTGATGGGCAACAGGCTGGAGGACACAGATGTCCAAACGCTCCTGGACCTAACAAAGAACCGAGCATACAGACTGGATACAACAGA TTTGTCAGAAGATTGA
- the LOC133023631 gene encoding elongation factor 1-alpha 1 has protein sequence MGKEKLHINIVVIGHVDSGKSTTTGHLIYKCGGIDKRTIEKFEKEAAEMGKGSFKYAWVLDKLKAERERGITIDISLWKFETSRYYVTIIDAPGHRDFIKNMITGTSQADCAVLIVAAGVGEFEAGISKNGQTREHALLAYTLGVKQLIVGINKMDSTEPNYSHKRYEEIVKEVSTYIKKIGYNPDTVAFVPISGWNGDNMLEPSPNMTWFKGWKINRRDGNASGTTLLEALDAIQPPSRPTDKALRLPLQDVYKIGGIGTVPVGRVETGILKSGMVVTFAPVNVTTEVKSVEMHHEALTEALPGDNVGFNVKNVSVKDIRRGNVAGDSRNDPPQEAASFTSQVIILNHPGQISAGYAPVLDCHTAHIACKFAELKEKIDRRSGKKLEDNPKALKSGDAAIVDMIPGKPMCVESFSEYPPLGRFAVRDMRQTVAVGVIKGVDKKAPTSGKVTKSAQKAQKVK, from the exons ATGGGGAAGGAGAAGCTCCACATAAACATTGTGGTAATAGGACATGTTGACTCCGGCAAGTCCACCACCACCGGCCACCTCATCTACAAGTGTGGGGGCATTGACAAGAGAACCATCGAGAAGTTTGAGAAGGAGGCTGCTGAG ATGGGAAAGGGCTCCTTCAAATATGCCTGGGTCCTGGACAAGCTGAAGGCAGAGCGTGAGCGCGGCATCACCATTGATATCTCTCTTTGGAAGTTTGAGACCAGCAGGTACTACGTCACCATCATCGACGCTCCAGGACACAGGGACTTCATCAAGAACATGATCACAGGGACTTCTCAG gccGACTGCGCTGTACTGATTGTGGCTGCAGGCGTGGGCGAGTTTGAAGCTGGCATCTCTAAGAACGGGCAGACTCGTGAACACGCCCTCCTTGCCTACACCCTGGGAGTGAAGCAGCTCATTGTGGGCATCAATAAAATGGATTCCACTGAGCCCAACTACAGCCACAAGCGCTACGAGGAGATTGTGAAGGAAGTCAGCACCTACATCAAGAAGATCGGCTATAACCCTGACACGGTGGCCTTTGTGCCCATCTCGGGTTGGAATGGAGATAACATGCTGGAACCCAGCCCTAAT ATGACCTGGTTCAAGGGCTGGAAGATCAACCGTAGAGATGGTAATGCCTCAGGCACCACACTGCTGGAGGCTCTGGATGCCATCCAGCCCCCCTCGCGCCCCACCGACAAGGCCCTCCGTCTGCCTCTGCAGGATGTCTACAAAATTGGAG GCATTGGTACCGTACCAGTGGGACGAGTGGAGACTGGAATCCTCAAATCTGGCATGGTGGTGACCTTTGCTCCTGTCAACGTGACCACTGAGGTCAAGTCTGTGGAGATGCACCACGAGGCTCTAACTGAGGCGCTACCTGGTGACAATGTGGGCTTTAACGTCAAGAACGTGTCTGTGAAGGATATTCGCCGTGGGAATGTCGCTGGAGACAGTCGGAACGACCCGCCACAGGAGGCGGCCAGCTTCACCTCTCAG GTGATTATCCTAAACCACCCGGGTCAGATCAGTGCGGGCTACGCCCCTGTGCTGGACTGCCACACTGCACACATCGCATGCAAGTTCGCTGAGCTCAAGGAAAAGATTGACCGTCGCTCAGGTAAGAAGCTCGAGGACAACCCCAAGGCCCTGAAGTCTGGAGATGCTGCCATTGTGGACATGATCCCTGGCAAGCCCATGTGTGTGGAGAGCTTCTCCGAGTACCCACCACTTG GGAGGTTTGCCGTCCGTGACATGCGTCAGACGGTGGCGGTGGGAGTGATCAAGGGCGTGGACAAGAAAGCCCCCACCAGTGGTAAGGTCACCAAGTCAGCACAGAAGGCGCAGAAAGTCAAATGA